The Nocardia arthritidis genome has a window encoding:
- a CDS encoding CHAD domain-containing protein: MAATAGSAIVKALRDDVDRLLAAEPDVRADAPDSVHQMRVATRRLRSVLRSYKSLFDPAPVADVQEELKWLAGVLGVARDAEVRADRFETLLAENTSDGAAESAPIEHVTADLVDAERARYASAHDRIRDVLHSGRYHKLRGELSAWRTAPPLRPDRAGLPADEAFERVLRKDLKRLRRLVYAEPSAPAAERIELLHDIRKGAKRLRYSCDAAAHVLGRDAEKLGSQAKQLQGVLGDHRDAVESRDSLLSTAERTDVRDEASIYEILAAAEDLAAGQALARYPSAAAFVSGR, encoded by the coding sequence ATGGCAGCCACGGCCGGATCCGCGATCGTCAAGGCACTGCGCGACGATGTGGACCGGCTGCTGGCCGCCGAACCCGACGTGCGCGCCGACGCCCCCGATTCCGTGCACCAGATGCGGGTGGCCACCCGCCGGTTGCGCAGCGTATTGCGCTCGTACAAAAGTCTTTTCGACCCCGCGCCGGTCGCCGATGTGCAGGAGGAGCTGAAGTGGCTGGCGGGCGTCCTCGGCGTCGCGCGCGACGCGGAGGTGCGCGCGGACCGCTTCGAGACCCTACTGGCCGAGAACACATCCGACGGTGCGGCGGAATCCGCGCCGATCGAGCATGTCACCGCCGACCTCGTCGACGCCGAGCGGGCCAGGTACGCCTCGGCGCACGACCGGATCCGCGACGTCCTGCACAGCGGCCGCTACCACAAACTGCGCGGCGAACTTTCGGCCTGGCGCACCGCGCCGCCGCTGCGTCCCGACCGCGCCGGGCTACCGGCCGACGAGGCCTTCGAACGGGTGCTGCGCAAGGATCTGAAGCGGCTGCGCAGGCTGGTCTATGCCGAGCCGAGCGCCCCGGCCGCCGAGCGCATCGAGCTGCTGCACGATATCCGCAAGGGCGCCAAGAGGTTACGGTATTCCTGCGATGCCGCCGCCCATGTGCTCGGCCGCGACGCCGAGAAGCTGGGCAGCCAGGCCAAACAGCTGCAGGGCGTGCTCGGCGACCATCGCGACGCCGTCGAATCCCGCGATTCGCTGCTGTCCACGGCCGAGCGGACCGATGTGCGGGATGAGGCGTCGATCTACGAAATACTGGCCGCCGCCGAGGATCTCGCCGCCGGGCAGGCGCTCGCCAGATATCCGTCGGCCGCGGCCTTCGTATCGGGGCGCTAA
- the pip gene encoding prolyl aminopeptidase, which translates to MRILYPELEPYDTGMLDVGAGDKVYWEVSGNPAGKPVIFVHGGPGGGTEPFHRRFFDPKRYRIVLFDQRGCGRSTPHIADGASLDANNTQNLIADMELLREHLGIERWQVFGGSWGSTLGLAYAQTHPERVTELVLRGIFLLRRKELDWFYNGGIAALFPDEWEKYLAPVPAAERDGDLIEAYHRLLHSPAPEIAQEAAVTWSVYEGSTSSLLPKPNRVSESAEPRFALAFARIENHYFRNGGFLEEGQLLRDIGKIAHIPAVIVQGRYDVVCPATSAWDLHRAWPGSVLHIVPDAGHASNEPGIVDRLVEATDGFAEAS; encoded by the coding sequence ATGCGGATTCTCTACCCGGAACTCGAACCGTACGACACCGGCATGCTCGACGTCGGCGCGGGCGACAAGGTGTATTGGGAGGTCAGCGGCAATCCGGCGGGTAAACCGGTGATCTTCGTGCACGGCGGCCCCGGCGGCGGCACCGAACCGTTCCACCGGCGGTTCTTCGATCCGAAGCGCTACCGGATCGTGCTGTTCGACCAGCGCGGCTGCGGCAGATCCACCCCGCACATCGCCGACGGCGCGAGCCTGGACGCCAACAACACCCAGAATCTCATCGCCGATATGGAGCTGCTGCGCGAACACCTCGGCATCGAGCGCTGGCAGGTATTCGGCGGCTCCTGGGGTTCCACGCTGGGCCTGGCCTACGCGCAAACCCATCCGGAGCGCGTCACCGAGTTGGTGTTGCGCGGCATATTCCTGTTGCGCCGCAAGGAACTCGACTGGTTCTACAACGGCGGCATCGCCGCGCTGTTCCCCGACGAGTGGGAGAAGTACCTCGCGCCCGTACCGGCCGCCGAGCGCGACGGCGATCTCATCGAGGCGTACCACCGCCTGCTGCACTCCCCCGCCCCGGAGATAGCGCAGGAGGCCGCCGTCACCTGGTCCGTCTACGAGGGTTCGACGAGTTCGCTGCTGCCCAAACCAAACCGGGTCAGCGAATCCGCCGAACCGCGGTTCGCACTCGCCTTCGCCCGCATCGAGAACCACTATTTCCGCAACGGCGGCTTTCTCGAGGAGGGCCAGCTGCTGCGCGATATCGGCAAGATCGCCCATATTCCGGCGGTGATCGTGCAGGGCCGCTACGACGTGGTCTGCCCGGCGACCAGCGCATGGGATCTGCATCGGGCCTGGCCCGGGTCGGTGTTGCATATCGTGCCCGACGCCGGGCACGCCTCCAACGAACCCGGCATCGTCGACCGCCTCGTCGAGGCCACCGACGGATTCGCGGAAGCGAGCTGA
- a CDS encoding phosphotransferase encodes MTYGRAANAPVSLLGQPIDPLIDWAATELAGFGIEITGPATEIRRRDWSLLARIPTDAGQVWVKANARAFAHEGPLLSALSRLRPGSVLEPLAVQPDRGWLLSPDGGATARDSPAEWAALIDSYVDLQHAAASHLDELRATGTPYLPPPQLITVYRHFESRIPGLGPRIAESAAALAEFGRLSVEHNDLHTGNVFAGRGLIFDWGDAVLTHPFLSHRTLRGPHRNRYLDRWREYGPVSSTEVALADRLAPLVVLNSWRTIDASAPEWARVLRELLDEVRGGFG; translated from the coding sequence ATGACGTACGGCCGGGCCGCGAATGCGCCCGTTTCGCTGCTCGGCCAACCGATCGACCCGCTGATCGATTGGGCGGCAACCGAACTCGCGGGGTTCGGCATCGAGATCACCGGCCCCGCAACGGAAATCCGCCGCCGCGACTGGTCGCTGCTGGCCCGCATCCCCACCGATGCGGGCCAGGTGTGGGTGAAGGCGAACGCGCGCGCCTTCGCCCACGAGGGTCCGCTGCTGTCCGCACTTTCCCGGTTGCGTCCCGGCAGCGTTCTGGAACCTCTTGCCGTACAACCCGATCGCGGTTGGCTGCTCAGCCCGGATGGCGGCGCGACGGCCCGCGACAGCCCGGCCGAATGGGCCGCGCTGATCGACTCCTACGTCGATCTGCAGCACGCCGCCGCAAGCCACCTGGACGAGCTGCGCGCCACCGGAACTCCGTATCTCCCGCCGCCACAACTGATCACGGTCTACCGGCACTTCGAATCCCGGATACCCGGCCTCGGCCCGCGGATCGCCGAATCCGCCGCCGCCCTGGCCGAATTCGGCAGGCTGAGCGTCGAACACAACGACCTGCACACCGGCAATGTGTTCGCGGGCCGCGGCCTGATCTTCGACTGGGGCGACGCGGTGCTCACCCACCCCTTCCTGTCCCATCGCACCCTGCGCGGCCCGCACCGGAACCGCTATCTCGACCGGTGGCGCGAGTACGGCCCGGTCTCGTCCACCGAGGTGGCATTGGCCGATCGCCTCGCCCCGCTGGTCGTGCTCAATTCCTGGCGCACGATCGACGCGTCGGCGCCGGAGTGGGCCAGGGTGCTGCGCGAGTTGCTCGACGAGGTTCGCGGCGGCTTCGGCTGA
- the panB gene encoding 3-methyl-2-oxobutanoate hydroxymethyltransferase codes for MSVSDTETPAYGAAPSTAGPTAKAARRKTRVHHLQEMKSAGEKWAMLTAYDYSSARLFEEAGIPVLLVGDSAANVVYGYDTTVPVTVDELLPLVRGVVRGAPHALVVADLPFGTYEGGAQLALATATRFMKEGQAHAIKLEGGERVAEQIALLASSGIPVMAHLGFTPQSVNTLGGFRVQGRGDAAEQLIADAIAVQEAGAFSVVMEMVPAELAGQITRKLTIPTVGIGAGRDCDAQVLVWQDMAGYTSGKTARFVKRFGNVGDELRTAAALYADEVRRGVFPGPEHSF; via the coding sequence ATGTCCGTATCCGATACGGAAACCCCTGCTTACGGCGCGGCGCCCAGTACGGCCGGTCCGACCGCGAAGGCGGCCAGGCGCAAGACCCGGGTGCACCACCTGCAGGAGATGAAGTCCGCGGGCGAGAAGTGGGCCATGCTCACGGCCTACGACTATTCCTCGGCGCGGCTGTTCGAGGAGGCCGGTATCCCGGTGCTGCTGGTCGGCGATTCGGCGGCCAATGTGGTGTACGGCTACGACACCACCGTGCCGGTCACGGTGGACGAGCTGCTGCCGCTGGTCCGCGGTGTGGTTCGGGGCGCGCCGCACGCGCTGGTGGTGGCCGACCTGCCGTTCGGCACCTATGAAGGCGGTGCACAGCTGGCGCTGGCCACCGCAACCAGGTTCATGAAGGAGGGTCAGGCGCACGCGATCAAGCTGGAGGGCGGCGAGCGGGTCGCCGAGCAGATCGCGCTGCTCGCCAGCTCGGGCATCCCCGTGATGGCGCATCTCGGCTTCACACCGCAGAGCGTCAACACCCTCGGCGGGTTCCGGGTGCAGGGCCGCGGCGACGCCGCCGAACAGCTCATCGCCGACGCCATCGCCGTGCAGGAGGCCGGTGCGTTCTCGGTGGTGATGGAGATGGTTCCGGCCGAGCTGGCCGGTCAGATCACCCGCAAGCTCACCATTCCCACCGTCGGCATCGGCGCCGGCCGGGATTGCGATGCCCAGGTGCTGGTCTGGCAGGACATGGCGGGCTACACCAGCGGCAAGACCGCCAGGTTCGTCAAGCGGTTCGGCAACGTCGGCGACGAATTGCGCACGGCGGCGGCGCTTTACGCCGACGAAGTGCGCCGGGGCGTCTTCCCCGGCCCCGAGCACAGTTTCTGA
- a CDS encoding alpha/beta hydrolase, with translation MSSVRLGVFGVAVLALVAGCASTGDPMPPAPAGLEKFYAQTVHWGDCAGFSDGSTRFAPATECARVAVPIDYAAPDGPTAQIAVSRLRATGKKIGSLLMNPGGPGEAGLAMSALGGRTPLAERFDRVGFDPRGVGASTPAILCQTAQENDAERTEPPKDNTPQGIADIEAENKRYADRCVQRSGLNFLAHVGTKEVAQDMDVLRAVLGDPKLTYLGYSYGTRLGSAYAEKFPTRVRAMVLDGAIDPTQDPVAESLRQAAGFQTAFNAYSADCVKRADCPLGTDPAAATARFRELLNPLWDKRVPTSDQRGLGYDDAITGVRQALYSDELWPGLTLGLAELRDGRGDTLLRFADMYQARRDDGTYSNRIDAFNAIRCVDDPRVTDRAVVARQDADARRAAPFADDGRGTGASALELCATWPVPNTTVPHHVSAPGLPKTVVVSTTEDPATPYQAGVDLAGQLGASLITYKGSRHTVALVAGEQCVDSAVFDYLVSLKAPAPNLTCGS, from the coding sequence ATGTCGTCGGTGCGGTTGGGTGTGTTCGGGGTCGCGGTGCTGGCGCTGGTCGCGGGTTGTGCGAGCACGGGCGATCCGATGCCGCCCGCACCCGCCGGACTGGAGAAGTTCTACGCGCAGACGGTGCACTGGGGTGATTGCGCCGGATTCAGCGACGGCTCGACCCGATTCGCACCCGCCACCGAATGCGCCCGGGTCGCGGTGCCGATCGACTACGCCGCACCGGACGGCCCGACCGCGCAGATCGCGGTGTCGCGGCTGCGGGCGACCGGCAAGAAGATCGGCTCGCTGCTGATGAATCCGGGTGGGCCGGGTGAGGCGGGGCTGGCGATGTCGGCGCTCGGCGGGCGCACGCCGCTGGCGGAACGTTTCGACCGGGTCGGCTTCGATCCGCGCGGCGTCGGCGCGTCCACCCCGGCGATCCTGTGCCAGACCGCGCAGGAGAACGACGCGGAGCGCACCGAACCGCCGAAGGACAATACGCCGCAGGGCATCGCCGATATCGAGGCCGAGAACAAGCGATACGCCGATCGCTGCGTGCAGCGCAGCGGCCTGAATTTCCTGGCCCATGTGGGGACCAAGGAGGTCGCGCAGGATATGGATGTGCTGCGGGCGGTGCTCGGTGATCCGAAACTCACCTACCTCGGCTATTCCTACGGAACCCGGCTCGGTTCGGCATATGCCGAGAAATTCCCGACGCGGGTGCGGGCGATGGTGCTGGACGGCGCGATCGATCCGACACAGGATCCGGTGGCCGAATCGCTGCGCCAGGCCGCGGGTTTCCAGACCGCCTTCAACGCCTACAGCGCCGACTGCGTCAAACGCGCGGACTGCCCGCTCGGTACCGACCCCGCCGCGGCGACCGCCCGATTCCGGGAACTGCTGAATCCGTTGTGGGACAAGCGGGTTCCGACGTCCGACCAGCGCGGGCTCGGCTACGACGACGCCATCACCGGCGTGCGGCAGGCGCTCTACTCCGACGAGCTGTGGCCCGGTCTCACCCTCGGGCTCGCGGAATTGCGCGACGGTCGCGGCGACACCCTGCTGCGATTCGCCGACATGTATCAGGCCCGTCGCGACGACGGCACCTACAGCAACCGGATCGACGCGTTCAACGCCATCCGCTGCGTCGACGATCCGCGCGTCACCGATCGGGCGGTGGTCGCCAGGCAGGACGCCGATGCGCGCCGCGCCGCGCCGTTCGCCGACGACGGACGCGGCACCGGCGCCTCGGCGCTGGAACTGTGCGCCACCTGGCCGGTGCCGAATACCACCGTGCCGCACCATGTTTCGGCGCCCGGCCTGCCGAAGACGGTGGTGGTGTCGACCACCGAGGATCCGGCGACGCCGTACCAGGCCGGTGTCGACCTGGCCGGGCAGTTGGGGGCCTCGCTCATCACCTACAAGGGGAGCAGGCATACCGTCGCGCTGGTGGCCGGCGAACAATGCGTCGACAGTGCGGTTTTCGACTATCTGGTGTCGCTGAAGGCCCCGGCCCCAAATCTCACGTGCGGATCGTGA
- a CDS encoding glutamine synthetase family protein — MDRQKEFVLRTLEERDIRFVRLWFTDVLGYLKSVAIAPAELEGAFEEGIGFDGSAIEGFARVSEADMVARPDPSTFQVLPWATSKGHQHSARMFCDITMPDGSPSWADPRHVLRRQLNKAGDVGFSCYVHPEIEFFLLENGPLDGSRPTPADNGGFFDQAVHDAAPNFRRHAIDALESMGISVEFSHHEGAPGQQEIDLRYADALSMADNVMTFRYLIKEVAIDEGVRATFMPKPFAEYPGSAMHTHMSLFEGEANAFHDPDDPINLSETARAFIAGILEHAPEISAITNQWVNSYKRLIHGGEAPTAASWGRSNRSALVRVPMYTPNKSSSRRVEIRSPDSACNPYLTFAVLLAAGLRGIEKGYTLPPEAEDDVWSLTAAERRAMGFRELPGTLDEALQAMERSELVAETLGEHVFDFFLRNKRREWADYRSQVTPYELKEYLGL, encoded by the coding sequence ATGGATCGCCAGAAGGAATTCGTGCTGCGGACGCTCGAAGAGCGGGATATCCGCTTCGTGCGGCTCTGGTTCACCGACGTGCTTGGTTACCTGAAGTCCGTTGCCATCGCCCCCGCCGAACTGGAGGGCGCCTTCGAAGAGGGTATCGGCTTCGACGGATCGGCCATCGAGGGCTTCGCCCGGGTCTCCGAGGCCGATATGGTCGCCCGTCCGGATCCGTCCACCTTCCAGGTGCTGCCGTGGGCCACCAGCAAGGGCCATCAGCACTCCGCGCGGATGTTCTGCGATATCACCATGCCCGACGGCTCCCCGTCCTGGGCCGACCCGCGCCACGTGCTGCGCCGTCAGCTGAACAAGGCGGGCGATGTGGGCTTCAGCTGCTACGTGCATCCGGAGATCGAATTCTTCCTGCTGGAGAACGGTCCGCTGGACGGCTCGCGGCCGACCCCGGCCGATAACGGCGGCTTCTTCGACCAGGCCGTGCACGACGCCGCGCCGAACTTCCGCCGCCACGCCATCGACGCGCTCGAATCGATGGGCATCTCGGTGGAGTTCAGCCATCATGAGGGCGCGCCCGGCCAGCAGGAGATCGATCTGCGCTACGCCGACGCGCTGTCCATGGCCGATAACGTGATGACCTTCCGCTACCTGATCAAGGAAGTGGCCATCGACGAGGGTGTGCGCGCGACGTTCATGCCCAAGCCGTTCGCCGAATATCCGGGTTCGGCCATGCACACGCATATGAGCCTGTTCGAGGGTGAGGCGAACGCCTTCCACGATCCGGACGATCCGATCAACCTGTCGGAGACGGCGCGCGCGTTCATCGCGGGCATTCTGGAGCACGCGCCGGAGATCAGCGCGATCACCAACCAGTGGGTGAACTCCTACAAGCGGTTGATCCACGGCGGCGAGGCGCCGACGGCCGCGTCGTGGGGTCGGTCGAACCGGTCGGCGCTGGTCCGGGTGCCGATGTACACGCCGAACAAGTCGTCCTCGCGCCGGGTCGAGATCCGCAGCCCAGATTCCGCGTGCAACCCGTACCTGACCTTCGCGGTGCTGCTCGCGGCCGGTCTGCGCGGTATCGAGAAGGGCTACACGCTGCCGCCGGAGGCCGAGGACGACGTATGGTCGCTCACCGCCGCCGAGCGGCGCGCCATGGGCTTCCGCGAGCTGCCCGGCACGCTGGACGAGGCGCTGCAGGCGATGGAGCGTTCGGAGCTGGTGGCCGAGACGCTCGGCGAGCACGTCTTCGACTTCTTCCTGCGCAACAAGCGCCGAGAGTGGGCCGATTACCGCAGCCAAGTGACGCCTTATGAGCTAAAGGAGTACCTGGGCCTCTGA
- a CDS encoding bifunctional [glutamine synthetase] adenylyltransferase/[glutamine synthetase]-adenylyl-L-tyrosine phosphorylase has translation MVRPPSARSAVPGVGRLGLLEPSAADSLRELAWDNVESVPVLWALSRAPDADLALNTLVKLREGLGTDWAALDSVLRTDTSLRGRLFALLGSSSAFADHLVATPGSWELLQRLGLPTRDEVFAELLDAVGAVPENGPYAGPNLFRATVAGPEAVPLLRKRYRDQLMLLAALDLAATVENEPVLPYQVVGRHLTDLADAALTAALAVAIARVCKGGPCPVRLAVIAMGKSGARELNYVSDVDVVFVAEPADATATRLAAEMMSVASAAFFEVDAALRPEGKAGALVRTLESHLAYYRRWARTWEFQALLKNRPMTGDIALGEQYRDAIMPMVWAASERPDFVADVQAMRRRVEDLVPAELRERELKLGHGSLRDVEFAVQLLQLVHGRVDETLHVQGTVEALTALAAGGYVGRDDAANLTASYEFLRLLEHRLQLQRLKRTHTLPAADDEEGMRWLARAAHIRPDGRQDAVGVLTAEIRRNAVRVRRLHAKLFYRPLLESVVRLDPDALRLSPDAAVRQLAALGYAAPENALGHLKALTGGVSRKGRIQALLLPTLLEWLGDTPNPDAGLLAYRRVSEGLDDQIWFLRELRDEGAIAQRLMIVLGSSEYLPDLLINAPDTIRMYADGPGGPLLLSPRPEDVASGILTAAARYEDPNRAVAAARSLRRHELARVASADLLGMLDVPAVCGALSSVWVAVLEASLQAVIRSTEAELGAQAPADLAVIGMGRLGGMELGYGSDADVLFVCDPRPGEDETKAVKWAIGVAERVQRMLGAPSTDPPLHVDAGLRPEGRNGALVRTLAAYQVYYEQWAQPWEVQALLRAHQVAGDQQLGLRFLHVIDKVRYPEGGVSAEAVREIRRIKARVDSERLPRGANPATHTKLGRGGLADIEWTVQLLQLRHAHDVPALHNTSTLESLDVIERTELLTAEDVALLRESWLTATKARNALVLVRGKPADQLPGPGRLLSAVAKVAGWPNDDGSEFLDNYMRVTRRAKAVVERVFGA, from the coding sequence ATGGTCCGGCCACCGTCTGCCCGCTCCGCTGTTCCAGGTGTCGGTCGGCTCGGATTGCTCGAGCCGTCGGCCGCCGATTCGTTACGCGAATTGGCCTGGGACAACGTCGAAAGCGTTCCCGTCCTCTGGGCGCTATCCCGCGCGCCCGACGCCGATCTGGCGCTGAACACGCTGGTCAAGCTGCGGGAAGGACTCGGAACCGACTGGGCGGCTTTGGATTCCGTGCTGCGCACCGATACGTCGTTACGTGGCAGGCTTTTCGCGCTGCTCGGTTCGTCGAGTGCGTTCGCCGATCATCTCGTTGCCACGCCCGGGTCCTGGGAACTGTTGCAGCGCTTGGGTTTGCCGACGCGTGACGAGGTATTCGCCGAACTGCTGGACGCGGTGGGCGCGGTTCCGGAGAACGGTCCGTACGCCGGGCCCAACCTGTTCCGCGCGACGGTCGCCGGGCCCGAGGCTGTTCCGTTGCTGCGCAAGCGGTATCGCGATCAGCTGATGCTGCTCGCCGCGCTCGACCTGGCGGCCACCGTGGAGAACGAGCCGGTGCTGCCCTATCAGGTCGTCGGCCGCCACCTGACCGACCTGGCCGATGCCGCGCTCACCGCGGCGCTCGCCGTCGCGATCGCGCGGGTGTGCAAGGGCGGGCCGTGCCCGGTGCGGCTCGCGGTGATCGCCATGGGCAAAAGCGGTGCGCGCGAGCTCAACTACGTCAGCGATGTCGACGTGGTGTTCGTCGCCGAACCCGCCGACGCCACCGCGACCCGGCTGGCCGCCGAGATGATGAGCGTGGCGAGCGCGGCCTTCTTCGAGGTGGACGCGGCGCTGCGGCCGGAGGGCAAGGCGGGTGCGCTGGTGCGCACGCTGGAATCGCATCTGGCGTACTACCGGCGATGGGCGCGGACCTGGGAGTTCCAGGCGCTGTTGAAGAACCGGCCGATGACCGGCGATATCGCGCTGGGCGAGCAGTACCGCGACGCGATCATGCCGATGGTGTGGGCCGCGTCCGAACGCCCGGACTTCGTCGCCGACGTGCAGGCCATGCGCAGGCGGGTGGAGGATCTGGTGCCCGCCGAATTGCGCGAGCGTGAGCTGAAACTCGGGCACGGCAGCCTGCGCGATGTCGAATTCGCGGTGCAGCTACTGCAATTGGTGCACGGCCGGGTCGACGAGACGCTGCATGTGCAGGGCACCGTCGAGGCGCTCACCGCGCTGGCCGCGGGCGGTTACGTCGGCCGCGACGACGCTGCGAACCTCACCGCCTCCTACGAATTCCTGCGCCTGCTCGAACACCGATTGCAGTTGCAGCGGCTGAAGAGAACGCACACACTGCCCGCCGCCGACGACGAGGAGGGCATGCGCTGGCTGGCCCGCGCCGCGCATATCCGGCCGGACGGCAGGCAGGACGCGGTCGGCGTGCTCACCGCCGAGATCCGCCGTAATGCGGTGCGGGTGCGGCGATTACACGCGAAGCTGTTCTACCGGCCGCTGCTGGAATCGGTGGTGCGGCTGGATCCGGACGCGCTGCGGCTCAGCCCCGACGCGGCCGTGCGTCAGCTGGCGGCGCTCGGCTATGCCGCGCCGGAAAACGCGCTCGGGCACCTGAAGGCGCTCACCGGCGGTGTCTCGCGCAAGGGGCGCATACAGGCGCTGCTGCTGCCGACCCTGCTCGAATGGCTCGGTGACACACCGAATCCCGATGCCGGGCTGCTCGCGTACCGCAGGGTGTCCGAGGGCCTCGACGACCAGATCTGGTTCCTGCGCGAACTGCGCGACGAGGGCGCCATCGCGCAGCGGCTGATGATCGTGCTCGGCTCCTCGGAGTACCTGCCGGATCTGCTGATCAACGCGCCCGACACCATCCGCATGTACGCCGACGGGCCCGGCGGCCCGCTGCTGCTGAGCCCGCGCCCGGAGGATGTCGCGAGCGGCATCCTCACCGCCGCCGCCCGCTACGAGGATCCGAATCGCGCTGTCGCGGCGGCCCGTTCGCTGCGCAGGCACGAACTGGCCCGGGTCGCCTCCGCGGATCTGCTCGGCATGCTCGACGTGCCCGCGGTGTGCGGGGCGCTGTCCTCGGTGTGGGTCGCGGTGCTGGAGGCGTCGCTGCAGGCGGTGATCCGGTCCACCGAGGCCGAACTGGGCGCGCAGGCGCCCGCCGATCTCGCGGTGATCGGCATGGGCAGGCTCGGCGGCATGGAACTCGGCTACGGTTCGGACGCCGACGTGCTGTTCGTCTGCGATCCGCGGCCCGGCGAGGACGAGACCAAGGCCGTCAAATGGGCGATCGGCGTCGCCGAGCGGGTGCAGCGGATGCTCGGCGCGCCGAGCACCGATCCGCCGCTGCACGTCGACGCCGGGCTGCGGCCCGAGGGCCGAAACGGTGCGCTGGTCCGGACTTTGGCCGCGTACCAGGTCTATTACGAGCAGTGGGCGCAGCCGTGGGAGGTGCAGGCGCTGCTGCGCGCGCACCAGGTGGCGGGCGATCAGCAGCTCGGGCTGCGCTTCCTGCACGTCATCGACAAGGTGCGCTATCCGGAGGGCGGCGTTTCGGCCGAGGCGGTGCGCGAGATCCGCCGGATCAAGGCCCGGGTGGATTCGGAACGCCTGCCGCGCGGGGCGAATCCGGCGACGCACACCAAACTGGGCCGCGGCGGGCTCGCCGATATCGAGTGGACCGTGCAGTTGCTGCAGCTGCGGCACGCGCACGATGTGCCCGCGCTGCACAATACGTCGACGCTGGAATCGCTGGATGTGATCGAGCGGACCGAGCTGCTCACCGCCGAGGATGTCGCGCTGCTGCGGGAATCCTGGCTCACCGCGACGAAGGCGCGCAACGCGCTGGTGCTGGTGCGCGGCAAACCGGCCGATCAATTGCCCGGCCCCGGGCGGCTGCTCTCGGCGGTCGCCAAGGTGGCGGGCTGGCCGAACGACGATGGCAGCGAATTCCTGGACAACTACATGCGGGTGACGCGCCGGGCGAAGGCGGTGGTGGAGCGGGTATTCGGGGCGTGA
- a CDS encoding endonuclease/exonuclease/phosphatase family protein — protein sequence MRMWLRRLVLGAGWCAVFAGIAGIALHFGSGRRQSTVLLAAGAPYLMAAALAGFVLCATTRAWRSAVLAGGVVVAVIGTCVPWFVADGKAATGIAVNVLQSNLRHGNGDAETLVRAVRAESVDLLTLEELTQAEVDRLAAAGIEQVLPYRYAQPTAQGGGGSGIYSRYPLRDTRKYDGFVLNNLSATMEHPERGPISVFAFHPVPPTADFTIWRTELGRIREILDAAPGPAIVGADFNATRDHSQFRDLLTGRFASAADQAGAGWLPTFPADRRWGPVIGIDHVLVADGNTEDIRTLTIPRSDHRALLARLRMTR from the coding sequence ATGCGAATGTGGTTGCGGCGGTTGGTGCTCGGGGCGGGTTGGTGCGCGGTCTTCGCGGGAATCGCCGGAATCGCACTGCATTTCGGATCGGGGCGGCGGCAGTCGACGGTGCTGCTGGCGGCGGGCGCACCGTATCTGATGGCTGCGGCGCTGGCCGGATTCGTGTTGTGCGCGACGACGCGTGCCTGGCGCAGCGCGGTGCTCGCCGGTGGGGTAGTGGTGGCCGTGATAGGCACCTGCGTGCCGTGGTTCGTCGCCGACGGCAAGGCGGCCACCGGTATAGCGGTGAATGTCCTGCAATCGAATCTGCGGCACGGCAACGGGGATGCGGAGACGCTGGTGCGTGCGGTGCGTGCGGAATCGGTGGATCTGCTGACCCTGGAAGAACTGACCCAGGCCGAGGTGGACCGGCTGGCCGCGGCGGGCATCGAACAGGTGCTGCCCTACCGATATGCGCAGCCGACGGCGCAGGGCGGTGGCGGCAGCGGAATCTACAGCCGTTATCCGTTGCGGGACACCAGGAAATACGACGGCTTCGTGCTGAACAACCTATCCGCGACGATGGAACACCCTGAGCGCGGCCCGATTTCGGTATTCGCCTTCCACCCGGTACCGCCGACGGCCGATTTCACGATCTGGCGCACGGAATTGGGACGGATCCGGGAAATCCTCGACGCCGCGCCGGGTCCGGCGATAGTCGGCGCGGATTTCAATGCGACCCGCGATCATTCGCAATTCCGCGACCTACTGACCGGCCGGTTCGCCTCGGCCGCCGATCAGGCCGGCGCCGGTTGGTTGCCGACCTTTCCCGCGGACCGGCGCTGGGGTCCGGTGATCGGCATCGATCATGTGCTCGTCGCGGACGGTAATACGGAAGATATTCGGACACTGACGATTCCGCGTTCGGATCATCGGGCTCTGTTGGCGCGGCTGCGGATGACGCGTTGA